The Thermocrinis ruber genomic sequence AAATATTATACACCATACAAAACAAAAATAACTGCTTTTTGTCATAAACTTTTTATCTATACCCCGGGTGAGAAAAAAGGTTTGTATCTAATCAAAAACTGTTTTATAATAAATAGCAGGGTTTTGAGGGTTCCTTTGGGACCCTTGTTCAACTTGGCAACTGAATATGGGTTAGTGTGCCCTATCGGTGGGCTGTTTCAATTTTGAGAGGGTTAAGGTTTTGATTTTCAGGCTTTTTGGGAGATGTTTTAAGCCCACTGGGTGGGATGGAGACTTGATTGTTTTTCTGATGCTTTGTTCAAAGTCAAACTCTTTCGTTCCAAGCCCACCGTGTGGGATGGCGACGCTTGTTCAAAGTCAAACTCCTTGCTCATGGCAACAGTTCCGAGCCCACTGTGTGGGATGGTGACCTCCGCTTTGCTTTCCACACCGCCTTGATGGGTTCCTTTGAGACTATGTTCTAAACCCACCGCGTGGGATTCTTTTTCCCCCTTCTAACTCTTTGAAAACAAAAAGAAAGGGCTTTAACATTTTGAAAACATGGAAGACCGGTGGATAAAGGAGTGCCTTAGGCAGGCAAAGAGGGCTTTTGATGCTGGAGAGGTGCCGGTGGGCGCGGTGGTGGTCAAGGACGGAAAAGTTATTGCAAAAGCCCATAACAAGGTGGAGAGTTTGCGGGACCCTACTGCCCATGCGGAGCTTTTGGCAATAAAAAAAGCCCTAAAAAAGCTAAACCAAAAATACCTTCATGGTTGCACCATGTATGTTTCTTTGGAACCATGTGCTATGTGTGCTTACGCATTGGTTTTAGTCCGTATAGATAAGGTGGTATTTTTGGCACAGGATGAAAGGGCGGGGGCGGTTATGAGCCAGTATAACCTTTTGGATGATCTTAGCTTTAATCATAGGGTAAAGTGGGTTTATAAGCCTATGGAACCAGCCAAGCTTATGTTAAAAGAGTTCTTCAAAAGATTAAGATGAAGGTCCTTGGTATTGATCTGGCGGGTTCGGAAAGGAGAAACTCGGGAGTGGCATACTTAGAGGATGGCAAGCTAACCTGCTTTGTGTTGCACAAGGATGAGGAGATCTTGGAGCTTTCTAAGGGTTTTTCCCATATCTTCATAGATGCTCCTTTGTCTTTGCCAAAGGGGAGGGCTAACATACAGGAAAGGGGTCCCCACTTTAGGGCTTGCGACCTGATGCTGAGGGAAAGGGGCATAAAGTTCTTTCCGGTTTCTTTGGGTCCTATGCGTCTTTTAACGGAGAGGGGCATAAGGCTAAAAACTGTGATGGAAGGGTGGGGAAAGGTGGTCTATGAGGTTTTTCCGGGGGCTTTTTATGATGTTATGGGGGTGGGGCGGAAGGATAAGAAGGCTATATTGGAGCTATACAGGAGGCTTGGCTTTAATTTGGAAGACAGAAAATACACTAAGGATGAGATAGACGCTATAGCCTGTTTGCTTACGGGTATTATGTTTTTGGAGGGAAGGGCTGAGCTTTTGGAGGGAGAAGACGGTGCTATAATCATCCCAAAGGCTACTTGAGCTGGAGGATAGCTTTACCTATCTGTGTGGATGCGTAGGCATACTTTAGGGCGTATTCATAGTCTCCTACCCTTCTGTTTTCCACTGCCACCACATGAAAGAGCTGTTGGTATGAATACAAAAGGGGATGCTTTTTTTTGTATTTGGAAGTCTTTCGTAGCATAAGCAGTGAGTTTTTTGTGCGTTTGTCTGCCACCCTTCTTACCAGCTTGGAGTTAGCCTTAGTTTTATCTTGGTAGATAGTTTCCAATGCGTTGAGCAGGTAATCTAAAGCTAAAGGGTAGCTTTCGTTTTCTTGGCAGTTTTTCAACAGTCCCTCCGCATACTGAACTAACTCATCGTATATGTTGTAAGTCTTTACCTTTTCCAGCCTGATGCCAAGCTCTTGGCAGTTGAGGGCAAAGCTAAGTTTTACCAATATTAGAAAAATCAAAAAAAGCATGATAAAAATTTTATGTGCAAAGCATGAACTACAAGGAGTATATCTACAGGTTGGGAAAGGAGGATTTTTACCAGTTCCTGCTGGACTATGGCAAGGGTGTGCGCCTTTTGGAGGAGGGGAAGGAGGATGTAGTCTTTGCGGTCTATGAGCCTTTGCAAGGGTTTGAGCCAGTTGAAGTTAGGGAAATAAAAGTCATAACACCAAAGGAGGGTTTTAAGCCCATAGCTTTGGGTGAGTTCGTGGTTCTACCCCCTTGGCTAAAGCCCATTTTTATAAACCCCGGCAGTGCCTTTGGCACAGGACTTCATCCCACCACCCAAATGTGTCTGAAGGCTATTGAGGACTTCTTTGTGGAGGGCTGGTCTGCCATTGATGTGGGTTGTGGGTCGGGCATACTTTCTATAGCCCTAAAGCTAAAGGGTGCAAACAAGGTGGTTGCCATAGACATAGACCCGCAGGCTGTTCAAGAGTGCAAAGCCAACGCAAAGCTAAACCATGTGGAGTTGGAGGTTTATCAGGAACAGCCCAAAGATATAAACCAGACCTTTGACTTTATGGTGGCAAACTTGGAAACCCACATATTTTTTGAGGTAATGGAGGACTTGGTAAAACTCTTTGAAAAAAGGGCAGTGCTTTCCGGCATATACAAAAAGGATGAGCTGAGGGAAATGCTCAAGCTTTTAAGGAACTATCCCCTAAAGGTCAAAAGGCGCATCTCAAAGAAGGGTTGGTTTTGCTTGATAGTGGATAAGATATAATAAAGGCATGGTTGAGGAGATCATAAAACGCCTTGAAAAGGTCTTTCCGGACAAGCTGGAGCTTAACTTTAGCACGCCCTTTGAGTTGGTGGTGGCGGTGGTTCTTTCCGCCCAAGAGAGGGACGCCAAAGTAAACGAAGTTACGAAAGAGCTTTTTAAAAAGTTCAACACGCCCCAGCAGTTTGCCAACGCAAGCTTGGAGGAAATAGAAAAAGAAATAAGCAGTATAAGTTTTTACAGAAAGAAGGCAGAGTATATAAAGAAGATAAGTCAAATATTGGTGGAAAAGTACGAGGGTGAGGTACCAAAGAGCATAGAAGAGTTAGAAAAGCTTCCCGGCATAGGCAGAAAGTCCGCCAACATGATCCTTTACAATGCCTTTGGTATAAACGAGGGAATAGCGGTGGATCGGCATGTTTTGAGGGTTAGCCAAAGGCTTGGTTTAACCAAACAGCAAAAACCAGAAAAGGCAGAACAGGAGCTTATGAAACTGGTGCCAAAGGATCAGTGGGGCAAGTTCTCAAACCTACTCATTCTGCTCGGAAGATACATATGCACCGCCCAAAAGCCCAAGCACTCCGAATGCCCTCTTTACGACCTTTGCCCCTCTAGAGAGCTATAACCTTGCCCGGGTTGAAGAGATTTTTCGGGTCAAAGACCTTTTTTATGCCCCTTAGTATTTCCATGCCCACGGGACCGAACTGATACTCCAAAAACTTCCTCTTTGTTAAACCCACACCATGCTCGCCCGTAATAGAACCGTTGTACCTTAAGGTGATCTCAAAGATCTCATCCACCGCCCTTTCTGCCCTCTCTTCCTCTTCCTTGTTTTTCTTATCATAGAGCAGATTTACATGGAGATTACCGTCTCCAATGTGTCCAAAGATCGCCATCAAAAGCCCATACTTTTCTGCCACCTTCCGATAATCCCTTATGGCTTCCGACAGATACACCCTTGGCACCACCACGTCCTCGTTGATTTTGCCAGTCCTCAGGTTTCCCAAGGCGGGTCCCAAGCTCTTTCTGGCAGTCCAAAGCTTTTCTGCGGACTCCTCGTCCTCTGCCACCTTTACCTCCAAGCCCATAGCCCTTGCCAGCTCTTCCACCGCCTTTATGTCCTCTTTGACGCTCTGAGGAGAGCCATCCACCTCCACCAAAAGCAACGCAGAAACATCCTTTGGCAAACCAACGGGTTTAAACTCCTCCACCGCCCTTATGGCATCCCTGTCCATAAACTCCAAGGCAGAGGGGAATATACCCGAGGTCATGATCCTTGTTACCACCCTTCCCACATCCTCCAAGTTCTTAAAAAGGATCAGTGCGGTTCCCCTTGCCTTCGGCTTTGGTATGAGCTTTAGCACTGCGGAGGTTATAAGCCCAAGGGTTCCCTCCGACCCCACAAAAAGCTTGGTTATATCGTACCCCGCCACATCCTTAATAACTGGGTTGCCCGTTTTTATAACCTCTCCCTCTTTTATAACTGCGGTCAAGCCCAAGACATACTCCCGCGTAACGCCGTACTTTAGACACCTTGGACCCCCTGCGTTCTCCGCAATGTTGCCTCCTATGGTGGAATACTTAAAGGAAGATGGGTCCGGTGGATAAAACAGACCAAACCTTTCCACCTCCTGCTGAAACTCGTAGGTTATAACGCCCGGCTCCACCACTGCGGTAGCATTATCCACGTCTATCTGAAAGCGGTTCATTCTCTCAAAGGAAACCACCACACCCTTTTCCAAGGTAGGCACCGCACCACCCGTCAAACCAGAGCCCGCACCCCTGGGAAATATAGGGATCTCCTCTTCGTAGCACACCTTTACCAACTTTTGCACATCCTCCTGAGAGGTAGGAAAGACCACCGCGGAGGGCAAAGCCCTTTCTATGGGTATAGGTGTGGCATCGTAGGAGTAGAGCTTTCTCTCCACCAACGAAGTGGAGACCTTTTCCCTTCCAAGCACCTCTATCAGCTTATCCACCGGTTTTTTACTCAACAAACCGAACATGGGTTTAAATTTTACTCCCTAATGGTCCTTGCGTGTATGATGTGGGGCAGGTGGGAAAGGGAAGGCTTTTCTCCGGAGAAGATTCTGTGGCTTGTGGATAGCCCACATCCCCACTGGATAGAGACCCAAAAGGACAACCTAAAGCTTGACTTTAAAGAGACCGGCTTTAGACAGTTTGTGTCCTTGAGTTCAAGGCACTTGATCACCGATGCTATGCTCATGTTCGGGCTAAACTACGCCAACTCCAAAGCCAAACTCATAGAAGCCCTAAACCCTCTGCGTCTGACCGTCAGGGTAAACCCCGGCAGTTATTTGGGCATAAGCCATCACTTCTTGGGTGCACCCTTTGAACTGGAACAGGACGAGATCCTGAGGGAATTTCTCAACTCCGCAAGGAAGACCTTAGAAGAGGAGGGTTTTGGTTTAAGTGTAGTTTTAATATCTTACAGCCCCTACTTGGAGGACCTTTTACTCTCCAACTTAGAACGGATAAGTGGCTTAAGCTACAAATTTTACGGAGACACGCCATGAAGAACTACAGGGGTATTTTCAGCAAAATGGGAGAGCAGTTGGTGGAAAAATACATTGAAGACCTAAAAAAAGAGATCCAGGAAAAGGGAGAAGACCCTGAGCTTTTGTTCAAACTGGGCGTGTGCTATGTAAGGATAAAGCAAATAGACAAAGCAAGGGAGGTATACAAAAGGCTGAAGGAGATAGACCAAGCCAAGGCAAAGGAGCTTTTGGATATAATCTACGAGGTTTAAACGGTAAATTTTGTATTTATTTGCTAAACTATATAACGTGCAAAAGCTAATTCTTTTAACCACCCTCTTTATGCTTTTGTCCATATCCCTGTTTGAAGGGCTAATTATAATCCTGACCTTATACACCTTTTACTCCATCGCAAGGGGTAGGCTAAAGCCCTATGGGAGACTATTCTTCCCTCTGCTCCTTTATGCCATTCCAACCTTGTTATCAACCATTTTGTATACTCCCTCTCACTTGGGAAAGGGTATAGAAAGGTCCCTGTTTTTGCTTGTGTATCCTTTGGGTGGCAAAGAAAGGCTTGATTACGAGTTTTTTAAAAAGTTCAACCTCTTTTTGATAACGGCGGGCGTTCTTTTGATCCCTGTGGTTATCTATAAGTTTCTCAAAACAGGACAGCCCGCTCCCCTCTGGGGTGGCTGGTTTGAAGTGGGTCTGCTCTATTCCTTTTTTTCTCTGAGTGCTTTAGCTATGCTTTTATACACCAGGAAAGGCTATTACTTTTTACTCTA encodes the following:
- a CDS encoding nucleoside deaminase, producing MEDRWIKECLRQAKRAFDAGEVPVGAVVVKDGKVIAKAHNKVESLRDPTAHAELLAIKKALKKLNQKYLHGCTMYVSLEPCAMCAYALVLVRIDKVVFLAQDERAGAVMSQYNLLDDLSFNHRVKWVYKPMEPAKLMLKEFFKRLR
- a CDS encoding DUF429 domain-containing protein, producing the protein MKVLGIDLAGSERRNSGVAYLEDGKLTCFVLHKDEEILELSKGFSHIFIDAPLSLPKGRANIQERGPHFRACDLMLRERGIKFFPVSLGPMRLLTERGIRLKTVMEGWGKVVYEVFPGAFYDVMGVGRKDKKAILELYRRLGFNLEDRKYTKDEIDAIACLLTGIMFLEGRAELLEGEDGAIIIPKAT
- a CDS encoding 50S ribosomal protein L11 methyltransferase gives rise to the protein MNYKEYIYRLGKEDFYQFLLDYGKGVRLLEEGKEDVVFAVYEPLQGFEPVEVREIKVITPKEGFKPIALGEFVVLPPWLKPIFINPGSAFGTGLHPTTQMCLKAIEDFFVEGWSAIDVGCGSGILSIALKLKGANKVVAIDIDPQAVQECKANAKLNHVELEVYQEQPKDINQTFDFMVANLETHIFFEVMEDLVKLFEKRAVLSGIYKKDELREMLKLLRNYPLKVKRRISKKGWFCLIVDKI
- the nth gene encoding endonuclease III → MVEEIIKRLEKVFPDKLELNFSTPFELVVAVVLSAQERDAKVNEVTKELFKKFNTPQQFANASLEEIEKEISSISFYRKKAEYIKKISQILVEKYEGEVPKSIEELEKLPGIGRKSANMILYNAFGINEGIAVDRHVLRVSQRLGLTKQQKPEKAEQELMKLVPKDQWGKFSNLLILLGRYICTAQKPKHSECPLYDLCPSREL
- a CDS encoding FAD-binding oxidoreductase, with the protein product MFGLLSKKPVDKLIEVLGREKVSTSLVERKLYSYDATPIPIERALPSAVVFPTSQEDVQKLVKVCYEEEIPIFPRGAGSGLTGGAVPTLEKGVVVSFERMNRFQIDVDNATAVVEPGVITYEFQQEVERFGLFYPPDPSSFKYSTIGGNIAENAGGPRCLKYGVTREYVLGLTAVIKEGEVIKTGNPVIKDVAGYDITKLFVGSEGTLGLITSAVLKLIPKPKARGTALILFKNLEDVGRVVTRIMTSGIFPSALEFMDRDAIRAVEEFKPVGLPKDVSALLLVEVDGSPQSVKEDIKAVEELARAMGLEVKVAEDEESAEKLWTARKSLGPALGNLRTGKINEDVVVPRVYLSEAIRDYRKVAEKYGLLMAIFGHIGDGNLHVNLLYDKKNKEEEERAERAVDEIFEITLRYNGSITGEHGVGLTKRKFLEYQFGPVGMEILRGIKKVFDPKNLFNPGKVIAL
- a CDS encoding tetratricopeptide repeat protein, coding for MKNYRGIFSKMGEQLVEKYIEDLKKEIQEKGEDPELLFKLGVCYVRIKQIDKAREVYKRLKEIDQAKAKELLDIIYEV